The Streptomyces spororaveus genome includes a region encoding these proteins:
- a CDS encoding sugar phosphate nucleotidyltransferase has product MTEAILLVGGQGTRLRPVTVNTPKPMVPTAGVPFLAHQIARAAAAGVTHIVMATCYLAEVFEPYFGDGSDFGLSLEYVVEDEPLGTGGAIRNAGARLTGGPDSSVLVFNGDILTGLDIAGLVESHKAADADVSLHLVRVEDPRAFGLVPTDSEGRVLAFTEKPQTPEEIITDQINAGCYVFRRSVIDSIPAGRPVSVERETFPGLLATGAKLHGVTENTYWMDLGKPESIIQASADLVRGVVSSPAVPGRRGEYLVLPGAEVATGAKLSGGTVVGAGARIGAGAVVQGSIVLDDAVIGPDAQVNASLIGARASVGARTVLDAAVIGDGADVGADNELRGGARVWCEARLPAAAIRFSPDA; this is encoded by the coding sequence ATGACGGAAGCGATCCTGCTGGTCGGCGGACAGGGGACGCGCCTGCGGCCCGTGACGGTGAACACGCCCAAGCCGATGGTCCCCACGGCCGGCGTCCCGTTCCTCGCCCACCAGATAGCCAGGGCCGCCGCCGCCGGTGTCACGCACATCGTGATGGCCACCTGCTACCTCGCCGAGGTCTTCGAGCCCTACTTCGGCGACGGATCCGACTTCGGCCTCAGCCTCGAATACGTGGTGGAGGACGAGCCCCTCGGGACCGGCGGCGCCATCCGCAACGCCGGGGCGCGCCTGACCGGCGGCCCGGACTCCTCCGTCCTCGTCTTCAACGGCGACATCCTCACCGGCCTCGACATCGCCGGGCTGGTCGAGTCCCACAAGGCGGCCGACGCGGACGTCTCCCTGCACCTGGTCCGGGTCGAGGACCCGCGCGCCTTCGGTCTGGTCCCCACCGACTCCGAGGGGCGGGTGCTGGCCTTCACCGAGAAGCCGCAGACCCCCGAGGAGATCATCACCGACCAGATCAACGCCGGCTGCTACGTCTTCCGCCGCAGCGTGATCGACTCCATCCCGGCCGGCCGCCCGGTCTCCGTCGAGCGCGAGACCTTCCCCGGCCTCCTCGCCACCGGGGCCAAGCTGCACGGCGTCACCGAGAACACCTACTGGATGGACCTCGGCAAGCCCGAGTCGATCATCCAGGCCTCCGCCGACCTCGTACGCGGCGTGGTCTCCTCCCCGGCCGTCCCCGGACGCCGCGGCGAGTACCTGGTCCTGCCGGGCGCCGAGGTGGCGACCGGGGCCAAGCTCTCCGGGGGCACCGTCGTGGGCGCCGGCGCCCGGATCGGGGCCGGAGCGGTCGTCCAGGGCTCCATCGTCCTCGACGACGCCGTCATCGGCCCGGACGCCCAGGTGAACGCCAGCCTGATCGGCGCCCGCGCCTCGGTGGGTGCGCGGACCGTCCTCGACGCCGCCGTCATCGGCGACGGCGCCGACGTGGGGGCCGACAACGAACTGCGCGGCGGCGCCCGCGTGTGGTGCGAGGCGCGGCTGCCCGCCGCCGCGATCCGCTTCTCCCCGGACGCCTGA
- a CDS encoding LCP family protein, translated as MNDWPEGRDDAYGRGSAQPQPEGVQRMRHIQRQPQQQPLPGQPPRPQRPAGPPPAHGVPPQQAGGHDTYGGYDSGYNTGQVYGAPAGGAPGGPGGPSGPGRPGRAPGPAPDWRKRIKVGSIVLVSALLVTSVATYFWADSKVRREVDLSKVIERPKEGDCTTYLIVGSDSREGMSAEEKKKLHTGSAEGKRTDSMMILAKCSSGNTMISLPRDSDVEIPSFVGSQSGKTFPAQGRRVKLNAAYAEDGPELLVRTVEHNTGLRIDHYAEIGFAGFANIVDALGGVELDIEEGFKDEKSGADFKAGKQTLNGEQSLAFVRTRYAFAESDLQRTKNQQKFLSALASQAATPSTILNPFSLYPMLGAGLDTLIVDKDMGLYDMGQMFFAMKGVNGGDGVSMNMPISGQRGGNLVWDKAKVQQLVKQIQNDEKVTVRGN; from the coding sequence ATGAATGACTGGCCAGAAGGTCGTGACGACGCGTACGGGCGCGGCAGCGCGCAGCCGCAGCCCGAGGGTGTGCAGCGGATGCGGCACATCCAGCGGCAGCCTCAGCAGCAGCCGCTGCCCGGGCAGCCCCCGCGCCCGCAGCGCCCGGCGGGCCCGCCGCCCGCGCACGGCGTACCCCCGCAGCAGGCGGGCGGCCACGACACGTACGGCGGTTACGACAGCGGCTACAACACCGGCCAGGTCTACGGGGCGCCCGCGGGCGGTGCCCCGGGCGGGCCCGGTGGGCCGTCCGGACCCGGCCGCCCCGGGCGGGCGCCCGGTCCGGCCCCGGACTGGCGCAAGCGGATCAAGGTCGGCTCGATCGTGCTGGTCTCCGCGCTCCTTGTGACATCCGTCGCCACCTACTTCTGGGCCGACTCCAAGGTGCGCCGCGAGGTGGACCTCTCCAAGGTCATCGAGCGCCCGAAGGAGGGCGACTGCACGACGTACCTCATCGTGGGCTCCGACAGCCGCGAGGGCATGTCCGCCGAGGAGAAGAAGAAGCTGCACACCGGCTCGGCCGAGGGCAAGCGGACCGACTCGATGATGATCCTGGCCAAGTGCTCCAGCGGGAACACCATGATCTCGCTGCCCCGCGACTCGGACGTGGAGATCCCGTCCTTCGTGGGCTCGCAGTCCGGCAAGACCTTCCCCGCCCAGGGCCGCCGGGTCAAGCTGAACGCCGCCTACGCGGAGGACGGCCCCGAGCTGCTCGTGCGGACGGTGGAGCACAACACGGGCCTGCGCATCGACCACTACGCGGAGATCGGCTTCGCCGGCTTCGCGAACATCGTGGACGCGCTGGGCGGTGTGGAGCTGGACATCGAGGAGGGCTTCAAGGACGAGAAGTCGGGCGCCGACTTCAAGGCCGGCAAGCAGACCCTCAACGGCGAGCAGTCCCTGGCCTTCGTACGGACCCGGTACGCCTTCGCCGAGTCCGACCTGCAGCGGACGAAGAACCAGCAGAAGTTCCTGTCGGCGCTGGCCAGTCAGGCCGCGACGCCGTCGACGATCCTCAACCCGTTCTCGCTCTACCCGATGCTGGGCGCGGGCCTGGACACCCTGATCGTGGACAAGGACATGGGCCTGTACGACATGGGTCAGATGTTCTTCGCGATGAAGGGCGTCAACGGCGGTGACGGTGTGTCGATGAACATGCCGATCTCCGGCCAGCGCGGCGGCAACCTCGTCTGGGACAAGGCGAAGGTGCAGCAGCTGGTGAAGCAGATCCAGAACGACGAGAAGGTCACCGTCCGCGGTAACTGA
- a CDS encoding acyl-CoA thioesterase encodes MTQIPGDLPGKPTAASRTTLSHIMTANDTNLLGTVHGGVIMKLVDDAAGAVAGRHSGGPAVTASMDEMAFLAPVRVGDLVHVKAQCNWTGRSSMEIGVRVLAERWNESTPATQVGTAYLVFAAVDADGKPREVPPVLPETEQDERRYQEAQIRRTHRLARRQAIMALREERAAQGFDD; translated from the coding sequence ATGACACAGATACCGGGCGACCTGCCCGGGAAGCCGACCGCAGCCTCCCGGACGACCCTCAGCCACATCATGACCGCCAACGACACCAACCTCCTCGGTACGGTGCACGGCGGAGTGATCATGAAGCTGGTGGACGACGCGGCCGGCGCCGTGGCCGGCCGCCACTCCGGCGGCCCGGCCGTCACCGCCTCCATGGACGAGATGGCCTTCCTCGCACCCGTGCGCGTGGGTGACCTCGTCCACGTGAAGGCCCAGTGCAACTGGACCGGCCGCTCCTCCATGGAGATCGGCGTACGCGTCCTCGCGGAGCGGTGGAACGAGTCCACCCCCGCCACCCAGGTCGGCACCGCCTACCTCGTCTTCGCCGCGGTCGACGCCGACGGCAAGCCCCGCGAGGTCCCGCCCGTCCTCCCGGAGACGGAACAGGACGAGCGGCGCTACCAGGAGGCCCAGATCCGCCGCACCCACCGGCTCGCCCGCCGCCAGGCGATCATGGCGCTGCGCGAGGAGCGGGCGGCCCAGGGCTTCGACGACTGA
- a CDS encoding LCP family protein encodes MPQPHRPARPDGPPRPQRARRGGGGGRARHRDGRPRWGVRIAAGLSVAVLGSGAVGHAVMTGLDTGIERVDPFKDMKNRPQAGHGLNFLLVGTDGREKVSPEEKREYRLGGAPCHCTDTIMLVHLSADKERASVVSLPRDSYAEVPAHRDLVTGKAHNAHPVRLNAAYAEGGPNLTVRTVENMTRVKIDHYLEVDFTSFMKTVDAMGGVEICTAKTMRDRNTGLDLLPGSHRLSGGQALQYVRSRHVDGASDLGRMQRQQRFIAALIKQATGGGVLLNPVKFKEVSSTLLGSVRADRDFGSEQMLALGQAMRDFTPSSSEFASVPIGSPSFPVKGIGSTVKWDEPKAAKLFEALREDRPLAPARPGKAGDGPPAAVPVDVPPPQVRVQVENGTRIDGLGGRVDAALRATGFDTTRAPGNGASREVKRTVITYDPRWDRSARSVAAALPGSELRAVAGQGRTVLVVAGADYRKVVPVRAEDPYQGTFGVVTGDQVVCGK; translated from the coding sequence GTGCCCCAGCCGCACCGTCCCGCCCGCCCCGACGGGCCGCCCCGACCGCAGCGCGCCCGACGCGGCGGAGGCGGCGGTCGCGCCCGGCACCGGGACGGACGGCCCCGGTGGGGGGTACGGATCGCGGCCGGGCTCTCGGTGGCGGTGCTCGGCTCCGGGGCCGTCGGACACGCCGTGATGACCGGCCTGGACACCGGGATCGAGCGGGTGGACCCGTTCAAGGACATGAAGAACCGCCCGCAGGCCGGACACGGCCTCAACTTCCTGCTGGTGGGCACCGACGGGCGGGAGAAGGTCTCCCCGGAGGAGAAGCGCGAGTACCGCCTGGGCGGGGCGCCCTGCCACTGCACGGACACGATCATGCTGGTGCACCTGTCGGCCGACAAGGAGCGGGCCAGTGTGGTCAGCCTGCCCCGCGACAGCTACGCCGAGGTGCCCGCGCACCGGGACCTGGTCACCGGCAAGGCGCACAACGCCCACCCCGTACGGCTGAACGCGGCGTACGCGGAGGGCGGGCCCAACCTGACCGTGCGGACCGTGGAGAACATGACCCGGGTGAAGATCGACCACTACCTGGAGGTCGACTTCACCAGCTTCATGAAAACGGTCGACGCGATGGGCGGCGTGGAGATCTGCACGGCCAAGACCATGCGCGACCGGAACACCGGCCTCGACCTGCTGCCCGGCAGCCACCGCCTCAGCGGCGGACAGGCCCTGCAGTACGTGCGCTCGCGCCATGTCGACGGGGCCTCCGACCTCGGCCGGATGCAGCGCCAGCAGCGGTTCATCGCCGCCCTGATCAAGCAGGCGACCGGGGGCGGGGTACTGCTGAACCCGGTGAAGTTCAAGGAGGTCAGCTCCACCCTCCTCGGCTCCGTCCGGGCCGACAGGGACTTCGGCTCGGAGCAGATGCTGGCCCTCGGACAGGCGATGCGGGACTTCACCCCGTCCTCCTCGGAGTTCGCGTCGGTGCCCATCGGCAGCCCCTCCTTCCCCGTCAAGGGCATCGGGTCCACCGTGAAGTGGGACGAGCCGAAGGCGGCCAAGCTGTTCGAGGCGCTGCGCGAGGACCGGCCCCTGGCCCCGGCACGGCCGGGGAAGGCCGGCGACGGTCCGCCCGCGGCGGTGCCCGTGGACGTGCCCCCGCCCCAGGTCCGGGTCCAGGTGGAGAACGGCACCCGGATCGACGGCCTGGGCGGGCGGGTCGACGCCGCGCTGCGCGCCACCGGCTTCGACACCACCCGGGCCCCGGGCAACGGGGCCAGCCGCGAGGTCAAGCGGACGGTGATCACCTACGACCCCCGCTGGGACCGCTCCGCCCGGTCGGTGGCGGCCGCGCTGCCGGGCAGCGAGCTGCGGGCGGTGGCGGGCCAGGGCCGGACGGTGCTGGTGGTCGCGGGAGCGGACTACCGCAAGGTGGTGCCGGTGCGGGCCGAGGACCCGTACCAGGGGACCTTCGGGGTGGTCACCGGCGACCAGGTGGTCTGCGGGAAGTGA
- a CDS encoding glycosyltransferase family 2 protein → MPAQQPAVSVIMPVLNEEHYLRDSIRHILEQEYAGEMEVVIALGPSTDRTDEIAAELVAEDPRVHTVPNPTGRTPAALNAAIKASRHPIVVRVDGHGMLSPNYIATAVRLLEETGAQNVGGIMHAEGENAWEEAVAAAMTSKIGVGNAPFHTGGQAGPAETVYLGVFRREALEQQGGYNEEFIRAQDWELNFRIREAGGLIWFSPELMVQYRPRRSVRALAKQYKDYGRWRHVVARYHSGSINLRYLAPPTLVCALAAGVVVGVAVTPLGFAVPAGYLAAIAAGSVPAGKGLGLKARAQIPVALATMHLCWGFGFLTSPRELANKVIASRRPAVRRDSSQV, encoded by the coding sequence ATGCCCGCCCAGCAGCCCGCAGTCTCGGTGATCATGCCGGTGCTCAATGAGGAGCACTACCTCCGCGATTCCATCCGCCACATCCTGGAACAGGAGTACGCGGGTGAGATGGAGGTGGTGATCGCACTCGGGCCGTCCACGGACCGCACCGACGAGATCGCCGCCGAACTCGTCGCCGAGGATCCCCGAGTCCACACCGTCCCGAACCCCACCGGCCGGACCCCGGCGGCGCTCAACGCCGCCATCAAGGCCTCGCGTCACCCGATCGTGGTACGCGTCGACGGCCACGGCATGCTCTCGCCGAACTACATCGCCACCGCCGTCCGCCTCCTGGAGGAGACCGGTGCGCAGAACGTCGGCGGCATCATGCACGCGGAGGGCGAGAACGCCTGGGAAGAGGCCGTCGCCGCCGCGATGACCTCGAAGATCGGTGTGGGCAACGCGCCGTTCCACACCGGCGGCCAGGCGGGACCGGCCGAGACCGTCTACCTCGGAGTCTTCCGCCGCGAGGCGCTGGAACAGCAGGGCGGCTACAACGAGGAGTTCATCCGCGCCCAGGACTGGGAGCTGAACTTCCGCATCCGTGAAGCCGGCGGTCTGATCTGGTTCTCGCCGGAGCTGATGGTCCAGTACCGTCCGCGGCGCTCCGTACGGGCCCTGGCCAAGCAGTACAAGGACTACGGGCGCTGGCGGCACGTCGTGGCCCGCTACCACTCGGGCTCCATCAACCTGCGCTACCTGGCCCCGCCGACCCTCGTCTGCGCCCTCGCCGCGGGCGTGGTCGTGGGCGTGGCCGTCACCCCCCTGGGCTTCGCCGTCCCGGCCGGCTACCTCGCGGCGATCGCCGCGGGCTCCGTACCGGCGGGCAAGGGGCTCGGTCTCAAGGCCCGGGCGCAGATCCCCGTCGCCCTGGCGACCATGCACCTGTGCTGGGGCTTCGGCTTCCTGACCAGCCCGCGGGAGCTGGCGAACAAGGTCATCGCGAGCCGCCGTCCGGCCGTGCGCCGGGACTCCTCGCAGGTCTGA
- a CDS encoding LCP family protein produces MRHSSVRGEGANAQAAGEISGGVAGASGTVPPQRGGSGAARRAAGGPPRRQGRRRVLRWTASVLSLLILGTAAAGYLYYRHLNGSIQTDALNLGETKLGGSKPNAFGQTPLNILLIGSDARDDAANQALGGATDTFDGPPLADVQMLLHLSADRSNMSVVSMPRDTMLMMPKCTEPGGKVHPASKGLVQTNESLQRGGPGCTVATWQELTQIPIDHFMMIDFKGVVSMADAIGGVPVCVEENVHSRTRDGKGSGLKLPKGTSVIQGETALQWLRTRYGFEDGTDIGRTHAQHQYMTSMSREFRKNAKLTNPVKLNSLAQAAIEAMVVDPGLNKIDKLYDLSMELKKVPPGRITMTTMPWVYSTKPGLDGRVEPMAGEAEAVFRMVREDIALDGKGSGTPESGASPSPGVSAAPASPTAPTPPASTTAPAAAPAKIPVSVRNATSGKDGAETRVKNRANDVAALLSGKGFTKASADTQTGAEDTTVVRYATDAQAADAGAVATALGLPAASVQKSGEVPGITLFVGKDWRSGSAPTPPPPAPTVAPTSAHALNGDNEGACMAIQPGFTW; encoded by the coding sequence GTGAGGCACAGCAGCGTGCGAGGGGAGGGGGCGAACGCCCAGGCCGCCGGGGAGATATCCGGCGGCGTGGCGGGCGCCTCCGGCACGGTGCCCCCCCAGCGGGGCGGCTCCGGAGCGGCTCGACGGGCGGCCGGCGGCCCTCCCCGCAGACAGGGCCGGCGGCGCGTACTGCGCTGGACCGCCTCCGTACTGTCCCTGCTGATACTCGGGACCGCGGCGGCTGGATACCTGTACTACCGCCACCTGAACGGCAGCATCCAGACGGACGCGCTGAACCTCGGCGAGACCAAACTGGGCGGCTCCAAGCCCAACGCCTTCGGGCAGACCCCCCTGAACATCCTGCTGATCGGCTCCGACGCGCGCGACGACGCGGCGAACCAGGCGCTCGGCGGGGCCACGGACACCTTCGACGGCCCGCCGCTGGCGGACGTGCAGATGCTGCTGCACCTGTCGGCGGACCGCAGCAACATGTCGGTCGTCTCGATGCCGCGCGACACGATGCTGATGATGCCCAAGTGCACCGAGCCGGGCGGCAAGGTGCACCCCGCCAGCAAGGGCCTCGTACAGACCAACGAGTCCCTGCAGCGCGGCGGTCCGGGCTGCACGGTCGCCACCTGGCAGGAACTGACCCAGATCCCGATCGATCACTTCATGATGATCGACTTCAAGGGTGTGGTCTCGATGGCGGACGCCATCGGCGGCGTCCCGGTCTGCGTCGAGGAGAACGTCCACTCCCGCACGCGTGACGGCAAGGGCTCCGGCCTGAAGCTGCCGAAGGGGACGAGCGTCATCCAGGGCGAGACCGCCCTGCAGTGGCTGCGCACCCGCTACGGCTTCGAGGACGGCACCGACATCGGCCGCACCCACGCCCAGCACCAGTACATGACGTCGATGTCCCGCGAGTTCCGCAAGAACGCCAAGCTCACCAACCCGGTGAAGCTCAACAGCCTGGCGCAGGCGGCGATCGAGGCCATGGTCGTGGACCCCGGCCTGAACAAGATCGACAAGCTGTACGACCTGAGCATGGAGCTCAAGAAGGTGCCCCCGGGCCGGATCACCATGACCACCATGCCGTGGGTCTACAGCACCAAGCCGGGCCTCGACGGCCGGGTCGAGCCCATGGCGGGCGAGGCCGAGGCCGTGTTCCGGATGGTCCGCGAGGACATCGCGCTCGACGGCAAGGGCTCCGGGACCCCGGAGAGCGGTGCCTCTCCCTCGCCGGGCGTCTCCGCGGCCCCGGCGAGCCCCACCGCCCCGACCCCGCCGGCTTCCACCACGGCTCCGGCCGCGGCCCCCGCGAAGATCCCGGTCAGCGTCCGCAACGCCACGAGCGGCAAGGACGGCGCCGAGACCCGGGTCAAGAACCGGGCGAACGACGTGGCCGCCCTGCTGAGCGGCAAGGGCTTCACCAAGGCTTCCGCCGACACCCAGACGGGCGCGGAGGACACCACGGTGGTCCGCTACGCCACGGACGCCCAGGCGGCCGACGCGGGCGCCGTGGCCACCGCCCTGGGCCTGCCCGCCGCCTCGGTGCAGAAGTCCGGAGAGGTCCCCGGGATCACCCTGTTCGTCGGCAAGGACTGGCGCAGCGGCAGCGCGCCGACCCCGCCGCCGCCCGCCCCGACCGTGGCCCCGACCTCGGCCCACGCGCTCAACGGCGACAACGAGGGCGCCTGCATGGCGATCCAGCCGGGCTTCACCTGGTAG
- a CDS encoding LCP family protein — MDAQSRGRADEIDPADQWVLNPRTGNYELRLADSAAQARPKVTAPRRSPSAPSAPTSPSPGVPRPRRGDPPPGGGRRGGRSRKLGGGGRKKALAITGGVLAFLLVGGAVAGYLYYDHLNGNLSVTDVAGAGTGGFKKDQAINILVIGTDKRTGAGNENYGDKDSVGHADTTILFHVSKDRTNATALSIPRDLITNIPACPTKQPDGSTKTIAPSKGTRFNTSLGQEGRDAGCTMRTVKELTGIEVDHFMMADFNAVKTLSTAVGGVPVCLDKAVNDEEGSHLKLDAGEHRLQGEEALAFVRTRHGFGNNSDLDRIRIQQQFLGSMMREMKSKETLTSPKKFLSLAEAATKSLGVDSGIGSIGKLTDLAGELKGIDTKNITFTTLPVLDNPAEPEGKKATVVVDQALADPLLQMIRGDVSLTEVEKKEQAAKEAADADAKAKQDALLQGTRAAAADVRVSIYNGGGPKGAASTTVNWLQNSKGVAKSSNVGNAPSKVGATQLEYAPNQADQARALADIMGLPATALKAGTADAAAKTPMKLTLGPDFQQPGAPLAASAPQSLPEDVQRAQADKAVCAK, encoded by the coding sequence ATCACCGTCTGCTCCTTCAGCCCCCACCTCGCCCTCCCCTGGCGTGCCGAGGCCGCGGCGCGGCGACCCCCCGCCCGGCGGCGGCCGGCGCGGCGGACGCTCCCGCAAGCTGGGCGGCGGAGGCCGCAAGAAGGCGCTGGCCATCACCGGCGGCGTGCTGGCCTTCCTGCTCGTCGGCGGCGCCGTGGCCGGGTACCTCTACTACGACCACCTGAACGGCAACCTCAGCGTCACCGACGTGGCGGGCGCGGGCACGGGCGGCTTCAAGAAGGACCAGGCCATCAACATCCTGGTCATCGGTACCGACAAGCGCACGGGCGCGGGCAACGAGAACTACGGCGACAAGGACAGCGTCGGCCACGCCGACACCACGATCCTGTTCCACGTCTCGAAGGACCGGACGAACGCGACCGCGCTGTCCATCCCGCGCGACCTGATCACGAACATCCCGGCCTGCCCGACGAAGCAGCCGGACGGATCGACGAAGACGATCGCCCCCAGCAAGGGCACCCGCTTCAACACCAGCCTGGGCCAGGAGGGCCGGGACGCGGGCTGCACGATGCGAACGGTCAAGGAACTCACCGGCATCGAGGTCGACCACTTCATGATGGCCGACTTCAACGCCGTCAAGACGCTGAGCACGGCGGTCGGCGGAGTACCGGTGTGCCTGGACAAGGCCGTCAACGACGAGGAGGGCTCGCATCTCAAGCTGGACGCCGGTGAACACCGGCTGCAGGGTGAGGAGGCCCTCGCCTTCGTCCGTACCCGGCACGGCTTCGGCAACAACAGCGACCTCGACCGGATCCGGATCCAGCAGCAGTTCCTGGGTTCGATGATGCGTGAGATGAAGTCGAAGGAGACGCTGACCAGCCCCAAGAAGTTCCTCTCCCTGGCGGAGGCCGCCACCAAGTCGCTGGGGGTGGACTCGGGGATCGGGTCCATCGGCAAACTCACCGATCTGGCAGGCGAGTTGAAGGGCATCGACACGAAGAACATCACCTTCACCACGCTCCCGGTGCTCGACAACCCGGCCGAGCCGGAGGGCAAGAAGGCGACCGTCGTCGTCGATCAGGCCCTGGCCGATCCGCTGCTGCAGATGATCCGGGGGGACGTCTCGCTCACGGAGGTCGAGAAGAAGGAGCAGGCCGCCAAGGAGGCGGCCGACGCGGACGCGAAGGCCAAGCAGGACGCTCTGCTCCAGGGCACCCGCGCGGCCGCGGCGGACGTACGGGTGAGCATCTACAACGGCGGTGGCCCCAAGGGCGCCGCCTCCACCACGGTGAACTGGCTGCAGAACAGCAAGGGCGTGGCCAAGTCCAGCAACGTCGGCAACGCGCCCTCCAAGGTCGGCGCCACGCAGCTGGAGTACGCGCCCAACCAGGCCGACCAGGCCCGGGCGCTGGCGGACATCATGGGCCTGCCCGCGACCGCGCTGAAGGCGGGGACGGCGGACGCCGCGGCGAAGACCCCGATGAAGCTGACGCTGGGTCCGGACTTCCAGCAGCCGGGCGCCCCGCTCGCGGCCTCGGCGCCGCAGTCGCTGCCCGAGGACGTGCAGCGGGCGCAGGCCGACAAGGCCGTCTGCGCCAAGTGA